A section of the Flavobacteriales bacterium genome encodes:
- a CDS encoding energy transducer TonB, with protein MRGPLFVLVLLVPASLAAQQGTAPVRTDADAGQALFERGFRKDSATISVVEVMPAFPGGEPELYRRIKEETRYPKEALRNGITGRVMVHFMVEKDGRVDSVWVPRPVDPLLDAEAVRVVRALSGWSPGTMDGRPVRVLFRLPIAFTMDPAAAEKRRRKATRRRG; from the coding sequence ATGCGCGGTCCGCTTTTCGTGCTCGTCCTTCTTGTCCCTGCCAGCCTGGCCGCGCAACAAGGCACCGCACCTGTGCGCACCGACGCGGATGCGGGTCAGGCGCTCTTCGAACGGGGCTTCCGGAAGGACAGCGCCACGATCTCTGTCGTGGAGGTGATGCCCGCCTTTCCTGGAGGGGAACCGGAACTGTACCGCAGGATCAAGGAGGAGACCCGCTACCCGAAGGAGGCGCTCAGGAACGGCATCACCGGCCGGGTGATGGTGCACTTCATGGTGGAGAAGGATGGCCGTGTGGACAGCGTATGGGTGCCGCGCCCGGTGGACCCGCTGCTTGACGCGGAGGCCGTGCGGGTGGTGCGCGCCCTTTCGGGGTGGTCACCCGGCACGATGGACGGTCGGCCGGTCCGTGTGCTGTTCCGCCTGCCGATCGCCTTCACCATGGACCCTGCCGCCGCGGAGAAGCGCCGCAGGAAGGCCACCCGTCGACGCGGGTAG
- a CDS encoding tryptophan 2,3-dioxygenase, with translation MSNVYYPDYLQLDKILGAQALESDKHGQHAHDEMLFIVIHQAYELWFKQILHEAGSVIAMFADHHVDDNNGELNIAVHRLQRVKTILDVLVHQMDIMETMTPLDFLDFRDMLRPASGFQSMQFKVLEARLGLRMEARFGKQYYTSQLKPGHKAEIEALEQLPTLLELVNAWLERMPFLESRYWPEGQATFFEQLERIYNASLVQGEEANAALWRKIFIEGTPERKLSPKACRSALFIMLYRDEPIFQQPFRFLEALLDIDEAMAAWRGRHLNMVHRMIGLRVGTGGSTGKAYLRGAMDSHYIFNEVADLSSFLFERRKLPPLPSQVKDALRFNA, from the coding sequence ATGTCCAACGTCTACTACCCCGACTACCTGCAGCTCGACAAGATCCTGGGCGCGCAGGCGCTGGAGAGCGATAAACACGGCCAGCACGCGCACGATGAGATGCTGTTCATCGTGATCCACCAGGCATACGAGCTTTGGTTCAAGCAGATCCTTCACGAAGCGGGCAGCGTCATCGCGATGTTCGCCGACCACCATGTGGACGACAACAATGGGGAGTTGAACATCGCCGTGCACCGGCTGCAGCGCGTGAAGACCATCCTTGACGTGCTGGTCCACCAGATGGACATCATGGAGACGATGACGCCGCTGGACTTCCTGGATTTCCGGGACATGCTGCGGCCGGCGAGCGGTTTCCAGAGCATGCAGTTCAAGGTGCTGGAGGCGCGGCTGGGACTGCGGATGGAGGCCCGCTTCGGCAAACAGTACTACACCAGCCAGCTGAAGCCGGGGCACAAGGCGGAGATCGAGGCGCTGGAGCAACTGCCCACGCTGCTGGAACTGGTGAACGCGTGGTTGGAACGCATGCCGTTCCTCGAGTCCCGCTACTGGCCCGAGGGCCAGGCCACGTTCTTCGAGCAGCTGGAGCGCATCTACAACGCCAGCCTGGTCCAGGGCGAAGAGGCCAACGCCGCGTTGTGGCGCAAGATCTTCATTGAGGGAACGCCCGAGCGGAAATTGAGCCCGAAGGCCTGTCGCAGTGCGCTCTTCATCATGCTCTATCGCGATGAGCCCATCTTCCAGCAGCCCTTCCGGTTCCTGGAGGCGCTGCTGGACATCGACGAGGCCATGGCGGCGTGGAGAGGGCGTCACCTGAACATGGTGCACCGCATGATCGGCCTGCGGGTGGGCACGGGCGGAAGCACGGGCAAGGCCTATCTGCGCGGCGCCATGGACAGCCACTACATCTTCAATGAAGTGGCGGACCTGAGCAGCTTCCTGTTCGAGCGCCGCAAGCTTCCGCCGCTGCCGTCGCAGGTGAAGGACGCACTGCGGTTCAACGCCTGA